A genomic stretch from Peromyscus eremicus chromosome 6, PerEre_H2_v1, whole genome shotgun sequence includes:
- the Ivl gene encoding involucrin: MSQQHTLPVTAPAVVQESLKTVCLPAHTQQVQMKQPTSQPEQCQKVFSETEEKRSSKQEEKGITPVKGLPEQGCEQQQQQQQQGPQEQQLSVKKPQQELQEQELHLEKQLPPQEPQGLHLGQHQQEPQEQELHVGPQGQGLCLGQQQQQQQQQQGTLRPQELSLRQHQKEKQQDPELYLGQQRKTADDQELIPGEQQPELQEQELHQGQRHQEPQEQELPLGQKQQQQEPQEQELQLGQHQQQQEAQELHLRQHQKQKLCEPELHLGKQRGQEPPEPEMHMGKQQHKESQEPELHLGKHQHQESQESELNLGQDQKQKHEPELHLGKQQQQQQETEHDGYQGTQSLGQSLKREKAPREQQLDDPHLEKEKELLDQTLDQDLVRKDEQLERKNEQLPEHLTEQEKQTEQVVASTGQIQETRTILPVKGDNLLATGKQRQNQEVQ, encoded by the coding sequence ATGTCCCAGCAGCACACACTGCCAGTGACTGCCCCAGCTGTGGTTCAGGAATCTCTCAAGACTGTGTGCCTCCCAGCTCACACTCAGCAGGTACAAATGAAGCAGCCAACCTCACAACCTGAACAATGCCAGAAGGTATTTTCTGAGACGGAAGAGAAGCGTTCCTCCAAACAAGAGGAGAAGGGCATAACCCCTGTGAAGGGGCTGCCTGAGCAAGGgtgtgagcagcagcagcagcagcagcagcagggaccaCAAGAGCAGCAGCTATCTGTGAAAAAGCCACAGCAGGAGCTGCAGGAGCAGGAACTGCATCTGGAGAAGCAGCTGCCACCACAGGAGCCACAGGGGCTGCATCTGGGACAGCATCAGCAAGAGCCACAAGAGCAAGAATTGCATGTGGGACCACAGGGACAGGGGCTGTGCctgggacagcagcagcagcagcagcagcagcagcaaggcaCACTGAGACCGCAGGAACTAAGTCTGCGACAGCACCAGAAGGAGAAGCAGCAGGATCCAGAACTCTACCTGGGTCAGCAGCGGAAAACTGCTGATGATCAGGAACTGATTCCAGGAGAGCAGCAGCCGGAACTGCAGGAGCAGGAACTGCACCAGGGACAGAGGCACCAGGAGCCACAGGAGCAGGAGCTGCCCCTGGGACAGAAGCAGCAGCAACAGGAGCCACAAGAGCAGGAGCTGCAGCTGGGGCAGCACCAGCAGCAACAGGAGGCACAGGAGCTGCATCTGAGACAGCATCAGAAACAGAAGCTCTGTGAACCAGAACTTCACCTGGGAAAGCAGCGGGGTCAGGAGCCACCGGAGCCAGAAATGCACATGGGAAAACAGCAGCACAAGGAGTCCCAGGAGCCAGAACTGCACCTGGGAAAACATCAGCATCAGGAGTCCCAGGAGTCTGAACTGAACCTGGGACAGGACCAGAAACAGAAGCACGAGCCAGAACTGCACCTaggaaagcagcagcagcagcagcaggagacgGAGCATGATGGATATCAAGGAACACAAAGTCTAGGTCAGTCACTCAAGCGAGAGAAAGCCCCAAGGGAGCAGCAGCTGGATGACCCGCAcctagaaaaggagaaggaactCTTGGACCAGACACTGGATCAAGACCTGGTAAGGAAAGATGAGCAGCTGGAGCGGAAGAATGAACAACTCCCAGAGCACCTGACAGAGCAGGAGAAGCAGACAGAGCAAGTCGTAGCAAGCACTGGCCAAATCCAAGAGACTCGGACAATCCTACCAGTGAAAGGAGACAACTTGCTCGCTacagggaaacagaggcagaaccaggaagtGCAGTGA